One genomic region from Conexibacter woesei DSM 14684 encodes:
- a CDS encoding ABC transporter ATP-binding protein: MSIDRGTDTRRTDERRYEEGASALSTGGPGKETTAGSEADRLADLRRRLRQTSGRGRKLRGLLVLLRPYRGRVALMFLGLFLATGAALAPAPLAKLAIDEGIRKRDVAALDWIVVGFVISALVYWGATYLQTYMTGWVGQRALQDLRIQLFQHIQSLSLGFYSRNRAGVVISRMTNDVQALDSLVSDGITTLFQSTLMLLGVVVTLLIFDVELALYTFLAIPLLALAALAFRIASADAFRRTRERIAAITGYLQETLSGIRVVRSFGQERRHLDRFDELNEANRDANMTTVYLNASYFPAVELLSALVTTAILIIGGIQVIEGNTSTGVVFGFIAALNNFFDPIQQLSQLYTTYQSGMAALDKIFELLDEEPELTDKPGALELPQIRGDLRFDGVSFRYGGADDADGAWALRDVDLHVPPGQTVALVGETGAGKSTFAKLVARFYDPTEGSVRVDGHDLRDVTSHSLRGQMGIVPQEGFLFSGTIADNIAFGRPDATDDEIVAAARAVGADVFVSELESGYETEVGERGAQLSAGQRQLIAFARALIADPRVLVLDEATSNIDIHTEARIEHGMRRLLAGRTAVVIAHRLSTIQHAGLIVVLEHGRIVEQGTHDELIAAEGRYWQLYRDWDEQTAA, translated from the coding sequence ATGAGCATCGACCGCGGGACCGACACGCGCAGAACGGACGAGCGCCGCTACGAGGAGGGCGCGAGCGCGCTCTCGACCGGCGGGCCCGGCAAGGAGACGACCGCCGGCAGCGAGGCCGACCGCCTCGCCGACCTGCGCCGCCGCCTGCGCCAGACCTCCGGCCGCGGCCGCAAGCTGCGCGGGCTGCTGGTGCTGCTGCGGCCCTACCGCGGCCGCGTCGCGCTGATGTTCCTCGGCCTCTTCCTCGCGACCGGCGCCGCACTCGCGCCTGCGCCGCTCGCCAAGCTCGCGATCGACGAGGGGATCCGCAAGAGAGACGTCGCCGCGCTCGACTGGATCGTCGTCGGCTTCGTGATCTCCGCGCTCGTCTACTGGGGCGCGACGTACCTGCAGACGTACATGACCGGCTGGGTCGGCCAGCGCGCGCTGCAGGACCTGCGGATCCAGCTGTTCCAGCACATCCAGTCGCTGTCGCTCGGCTTCTACTCGCGCAACCGCGCCGGCGTCGTGATCTCGCGCATGACCAACGACGTGCAGGCGCTCGACTCGCTCGTCTCCGACGGCATCACGACGCTGTTCCAATCGACGCTGATGCTGCTCGGCGTCGTCGTGACGCTGCTGATCTTCGACGTCGAGCTGGCGCTCTACACGTTCCTCGCGATCCCCCTCCTGGCGCTCGCCGCACTCGCCTTCCGGATCGCCTCCGCCGACGCGTTCCGCCGCACGCGCGAGCGGATCGCCGCGATCACCGGCTACCTGCAGGAGACGCTGTCGGGGATCCGCGTCGTCCGCAGCTTCGGCCAGGAGCGCCGCCACCTCGACCGCTTCGACGAGCTGAACGAGGCCAACCGCGACGCGAACATGACGACGGTCTACCTCAACGCGTCGTACTTCCCCGCCGTCGAGCTGCTGTCGGCGCTGGTGACGACCGCGATCCTGATCATCGGCGGCATCCAGGTGATCGAGGGCAACACCTCGACCGGCGTCGTGTTCGGCTTCATCGCCGCGCTGAACAACTTCTTCGACCCGATCCAGCAGCTCTCCCAGCTCTACACGACCTACCAGTCGGGCATGGCCGCGCTCGACAAGATCTTCGAGCTGCTCGACGAGGAGCCGGAGCTGACCGACAAGCCGGGCGCGCTCGAGCTGCCGCAGATCAGAGGCGACCTGCGCTTCGACGGCGTCTCGTTCAGATACGGCGGCGCGGACGACGCCGACGGCGCCTGGGCGCTGCGGGACGTCGACCTGCACGTGCCGCCGGGCCAGACGGTCGCGCTCGTCGGCGAGACCGGCGCCGGCAAGTCGACCTTCGCCAAGCTCGTCGCACGCTTCTACGACCCGACCGAGGGCAGCGTTCGCGTCGACGGGCACGACCTGCGCGACGTCACCTCCCACTCGCTGCGCGGGCAGATGGGGATCGTGCCGCAGGAAGGCTTCCTCTTCAGCGGCACGATCGCCGACAACATCGCGTTCGGTCGCCCGGACGCGACCGACGACGAGATCGTCGCCGCCGCCCGCGCGGTCGGCGCCGACGTCTTCGTCTCCGAGCTGGAGAGCGGCTACGAGACCGAGGTCGGCGAGCGCGGCGCGCAGCTGTCCGCCGGCCAGCGCCAGCTGATCGCGTTCGCCCGCGCGCTGATCGCCGATCCGCGTGTGCTGGTGCTCGACGAGGCGACCTCGAACATCGACATCCACACCGAGGCGCGGATCGAGCACGGCATGCGCCGCCTGCTCGCCGGCCGCACGGCGGTCGTGATCGCGCACCGCCTCTCGACGATCCAGCACGCCGGCCTGATCGTCGTGCTGGAGCACGGCCGGATCGTCGAGCAGGGCACGCACGACGAGCTGATCGCCGCGGAGGGCCGCTACTGGCAGCTCTACCGCGACTGGGACGAGCAGACCGCGGCCTGA
- a CDS encoding NHL domain-containing protein: MTRFRRAFAPFLAAAVATATVVAGTMAPAGSGLGTAAAMAADRVDTLAGSGTGGFGGDGAPATSALLTSPSDIGLLSDGTAYLIADTSNHRIRRVDAAGLITTVAGAGPANGATGTFAGEGVPATDATVRLNQPRGVSPTGDGGFLIADTLNNRIRRVDAAGLITTVAGTGAAAFTGDGGPATAAALNAPQGVAALPDGSFLIADTGNHRIRRVDAASGRIERVVGNLTMPNGGYAGDNDQAINAAVLVPARVAPLAGGGFLIADTGNNRIRRVDTRGVITTVAGSAAPAGFGGDGGPATAAALNQPEGVAAGGDGSILIADSTNERIRQVGADGVIRTLAGTGTLGLSGDGGLPTAAQLSHPRAVAASGPRMWIADSFNHRVRGIAPEPVRQGQDPPAQADPAPPRQVPPGVSPPVLGRSTVVAPVSGRVLIRLPGTRRFVLLRAIANIPLGAELDTRRGRASLLFTTTPDGRRASAIVSEGRFIVRQGSRLDLGQRPGQIVLSGPLAGCRALTRRGAARRGSARPRAQLRPRAAASARRKGKRGRRARVHADGRIEVRGRYGAAIVRGTRWTTVDRCPADPHPGTLFAVSEGRVRVTSFLLRRSRLVRAGQRYLAPARRVR, from the coding sequence ATGACACGCTTTCGCCGCGCATTCGCACCGTTCCTCGCCGCAGCCGTCGCCACCGCGACGGTCGTGGCCGGCACGATGGCCCCCGCCGGTTCAGGGCTCGGCACCGCCGCTGCGATGGCCGCCGACCGGGTCGACACCCTCGCCGGAAGCGGGACCGGCGGGTTCGGCGGCGACGGCGCGCCGGCGACCAGCGCGCTGCTGACCTCACCCTCCGACATCGGCCTGCTCAGCGACGGCACGGCGTACCTGATCGCCGACACGTCCAACCACCGCATCCGCCGGGTCGACGCGGCCGGGCTGATCACGACCGTCGCCGGCGCCGGTCCGGCGAACGGCGCGACCGGCACGTTCGCGGGCGAAGGCGTTCCGGCGACCGACGCGACCGTCCGCCTCAACCAGCCGCGCGGCGTCTCGCCGACCGGCGACGGCGGCTTCCTGATCGCCGACACGCTCAACAACCGCATCCGCCGGGTCGACGCGGCCGGGCTGATCACGACGGTCGCGGGGACGGGCGCTGCCGCGTTCACGGGCGACGGCGGCCCGGCGACGGCCGCGGCGCTCAACGCGCCGCAGGGCGTCGCCGCACTGCCGGACGGCAGCTTCCTGATTGCCGACACCGGCAATCACAGAATCCGGCGCGTCGATGCGGCGAGCGGCAGAATCGAGCGGGTCGTCGGCAACCTCACGATGCCGAACGGCGGCTATGCGGGCGACAACGACCAGGCGATCAACGCAGCGGTCCTCGTGCCCGCCCGCGTCGCGCCGCTCGCGGGCGGAGGCTTCCTGATCGCCGACACCGGCAACAACCGCATCCGCCGCGTCGACACGAGAGGGGTCATCACGACCGTCGCGGGCTCGGCCGCGCCCGCCGGCTTCGGCGGCGACGGCGGCCCCGCGACCGCCGCCGCGCTCAACCAGCCCGAGGGCGTCGCCGCCGGCGGCGACGGTTCGATCCTGATCGCCGACTCGACCAACGAGCGCATCCGCCAGGTCGGCGCCGACGGCGTCATCCGCACCCTCGCGGGCACCGGCACGCTCGGCCTCAGCGGCGACGGCGGCCTGCCAACCGCCGCGCAGCTGTCGCACCCGCGCGCGGTCGCGGCGAGCGGCCCACGCATGTGGATCGCCGACAGCTTCAACCACCGCGTGCGCGGGATCGCGCCGGAGCCGGTGAGACAAGGGCAGGATCCGCCTGCACAGGCCGACCCCGCCCCGCCGAGACAGGTCCCGCCCGGCGTCTCGCCGCCGGTGCTCGGCCGCAGCACCGTCGTCGCGCCGGTCTCGGGACGGGTCCTGATCCGGCTCCCCGGCACCCGCCGGTTCGTGCTCCTGAGAGCGATCGCGAACATCCCGCTCGGCGCCGAGCTGGACACGCGCCGCGGCCGCGCCTCGCTGCTGTTCACGACGACGCCGGACGGCCGCCGCGCGAGCGCGATCGTCTCCGAGGGGCGGTTCATCGTCCGGCAGGGCAGCAGACTCGACCTCGGTCAACGTCCCGGCCAGATCGTCCTCTCCGGCCCGCTCGCCGGCTGCCGCGCGCTGACGCGCAGAGGCGCCGCGCGGAGAGGGAGCGCGCGCCCGAGAGCCCAGCTGCGCCCGCGCGCCGCCGCGTCCGCCCGGCGCAAGGGCAAGCGCGGGCGTCGCGCGCGCGTCCACGCCGACGGCCGGATCGAGGTGCGCGGCAGATATGGCGCCGCGATCGTCCGCGGCACCCGCTGGACGACCGTCGACCGCTGCCCGGCCGACCCGCACCCCGGCACGCTCTTCGCGGTCAGCGAAGGACGCGTGAGAGTGACGTCGTTCCTCCTGCGCAGATCGCGCCTCGTGCGCGCAGGTCAGCGCTACCTCGCGCCGGCAAGACGCGTGCGTTGA
- a CDS encoding adenylate/guanylate cyclase domain-containing protein, translated as MLSRPLRALIVGVAAAALAGGIAATGLLDRIEASSVDQRFDVRGSQGAPEDVLVVGIDEATYDVHGFPFERSLHALVIERLLNAGARRIAYDVQFSEPLDRRDDARLVDAVRDPRVLLGTAEATRSGTPVVMPALRRAAEGRVGIALFPHDHDVIRRFEPSVLGVPHLAVLAASGDPGTPARPLDFAGPPGTVPELSLDDIVTGRFDPAAVRDKVVVVGATAPILHDVDATAAGAPMPGPEIVANAIQTVLDGYPLRDAPPAVAALLVLAAGLLAPLAAALPGPPGRVLLQALGAGLAGAAALLVGAQLAFDGGTIVPVAAPLLALLFGTAGAVATTYAVEVRTRRRLRTEFERFVAPAVASELLELGAPGAPVQSRRLDATVLFCDLRGFTTLAERLEAEQVIAVLNRYLTLVSGEVLDRGGTVVSYQGDGMMAVFGAPLPQGDHAARALSAARAIFDGALPRFNAWLLEERLADAPLAAGIGINSGPVMSGIVGSERRVEYAAVGDATNVAARLQALGRDLPGELFVSASTVDALGGAAAAAAARLHLHGDVSLKGRREPVTVWIGD; from the coding sequence ATGCTCAGCCGGCCGCTGCGTGCGCTGATCGTCGGAGTCGCCGCCGCCGCCCTCGCCGGCGGCATCGCCGCCACCGGCCTGCTCGACCGGATCGAGGCGAGCAGCGTCGACCAGCGCTTCGACGTCCGCGGGTCCCAGGGAGCGCCGGAGGACGTGCTGGTCGTCGGGATCGACGAAGCGACCTACGACGTGCATGGCTTCCCGTTCGAGCGCTCGCTCCACGCGCTCGTGATCGAGCGCCTGCTCAACGCCGGCGCCAGACGCATCGCGTACGACGTGCAGTTCTCCGAGCCGCTTGACCGCCGCGACGATGCGCGTCTCGTGGATGCCGTTCGCGATCCGCGTGTGCTGCTCGGGACAGCCGAGGCGACCCGCAGCGGGACGCCGGTCGTGATGCCCGCGCTTCGTCGCGCTGCCGAGGGACGTGTGGGGATCGCCCTGTTCCCGCACGACCACGACGTGATTCGCCGGTTCGAGCCGAGCGTCCTCGGGGTGCCGCATCTCGCGGTGCTCGCCGCGAGCGGCGATCCGGGCACCCCCGCCCGCCCACTGGACTTCGCCGGCCCGCCCGGAACCGTTCCCGAGTTGTCGCTCGACGACATCGTGACCGGCAGATTCGATCCGGCCGCGGTGCGCGACAAGGTCGTCGTCGTCGGCGCGACGGCGCCGATCCTCCACGACGTCGACGCCACCGCGGCCGGTGCGCCGATGCCCGGCCCGGAGATCGTCGCCAACGCAATCCAGACCGTGCTCGACGGCTATCCGCTGCGCGACGCGCCGCCGGCTGTCGCGGCGCTGCTCGTCCTCGCAGCGGGTCTGCTCGCGCCGCTCGCCGCGGCGCTCCCCGGACCGCCCGGGCGGGTGCTGCTGCAAGCGCTCGGGGCGGGACTGGCTGGAGCCGCGGCGCTGCTGGTCGGGGCGCAGCTGGCGTTCGACGGCGGGACGATCGTGCCGGTCGCCGCGCCGCTGCTGGCGCTGCTGTTCGGGACCGCCGGCGCGGTCGCGACGACGTACGCGGTGGAGGTGCGGACGCGGCGTCGCCTGCGGACCGAGTTCGAGCGCTTCGTCGCTCCCGCCGTCGCGAGCGAGCTGCTGGAGCTGGGCGCGCCCGGCGCGCCGGTGCAGAGCCGGCGGCTCGACGCGACCGTCCTCTTCTGCGATCTGCGCGGGTTCACCACCCTCGCGGAGCGGCTGGAAGCCGAGCAGGTGATCGCGGTCCTCAACCGCTACCTGACGCTCGTCTCCGGCGAGGTGCTCGACCGCGGTGGCACGGTCGTCTCCTACCAGGGCGACGGGATGATGGCCGTCTTCGGCGCGCCGCTGCCGCAGGGCGACCACGCGGCGCGCGCGCTCTCCGCCGCGCGCGCGATCTTCGACGGTGCGTTGCCGCGCTTCAACGCCTGGCTGCTGGAGGAGCGGCTCGCCGACGCGCCGCTGGCGGCCGGGATCGGGATCAACAGCGGCCCGGTGATGTCGGGGATCGTCGGCTCCGAGCGGCGCGTCGAGTACGCCGCGGTCGGCGATGCGACCAACGTCGCGGCCCGCCTGCAGGCGCTCGGCCGCGACCTGCCCGGAGAGCTGTTCGTCTCCGCGAGCACCGTCGACGCGCTCGGCGGGGCCGCCGCGGCCGCCGCGGCGCGCCTGCACCTTCACGGCGACGTGTCGCTGAAGGGACGGCGCGAGCCGGTGACGGTCTGGATCGGCGACTGA
- the fdhA gene encoding formaldehyde dehydrogenase, glutathione-independent, giving the protein MADTNRGVVYMGPGTVEVQTTDYPSFVLRDGPGVHPDSVGRECNHGVILRIVSTNICGSDQHMVRGRTTAPEGLILGHEITGEVIERGRDVEYIDEGDLVSVPFNIACGRCRNCKERKTGICLNTNPARPGAAYGYVDMGGWPGGQARYVMVPYADFNCLKFRDKEQALAKILDLTMLSDIFPTGYHGCVTAGVTTGSTVYIAGGGPVGLAAAHGAQLLGAAVVIVGDLIPERLAQAKSFGCETIDVSRGDPGEQIEQLLGVPEVDCGVDAVGFEARGHGEHASEELPATVLNSLMGLTRAGGALGIPGLYVTGDPGAHTDAAKEGSLSIRIGLGWAKSHVFTTGQCPVMRYNRELMEAILGDRCQIARAVNATVITLDDAPQGYRDFDRGAAKKFVLDPNGLIPA; this is encoded by the coding sequence ATGGCCGACACCAACAGAGGCGTCGTCTACATGGGTCCCGGCACGGTCGAGGTCCAGACGACCGACTACCCGAGCTTCGTGCTCAGAGACGGCCCCGGAGTCCATCCAGACAGCGTCGGGCGCGAGTGCAACCACGGCGTGATCCTGCGGATCGTCTCGACCAACATCTGCGGCAGCGACCAGCACATGGTGCGCGGCCGCACGACGGCGCCCGAGGGGCTGATCCTCGGGCACGAGATCACCGGCGAGGTGATCGAGAGAGGCCGCGACGTCGAGTACATCGACGAGGGCGACCTCGTATCCGTCCCGTTCAACATCGCCTGCGGGCGCTGCCGCAACTGCAAGGAGCGCAAGACCGGCATCTGCCTCAACACCAACCCGGCGCGGCCGGGGGCAGCGTACGGCTACGTCGACATGGGCGGCTGGCCCGGCGGGCAGGCGCGCTACGTGATGGTCCCCTATGCCGACTTCAACTGCCTCAAGTTCCGTGACAAGGAGCAGGCGCTGGCGAAGATCCTCGACCTCACGATGCTGTCGGACATCTTCCCGACGGGGTACCACGGCTGCGTCACGGCGGGCGTGACGACCGGCAGCACGGTCTACATCGCGGGCGGCGGCCCGGTCGGGTTGGCGGCGGCGCACGGCGCGCAGCTGCTCGGTGCCGCGGTCGTGATCGTCGGCGACCTGATCCCGGAGCGGCTGGCGCAGGCGAAGAGCTTCGGCTGCGAGACGATCGACGTCTCCAGAGGAGACCCCGGCGAGCAGATCGAGCAGCTGCTCGGCGTGCCGGAGGTCGACTGCGGCGTCGACGCCGTCGGCTTCGAGGCGCGCGGCCACGGCGAGCACGCGAGCGAGGAGCTGCCCGCGACGGTGCTGAACTCGCTGATGGGACTGACGCGCGCGGGCGGCGCGCTCGGCATCCCGGGCCTCTACGTGACCGGCGACCCGGGCGCGCACACGGACGCGGCGAAGGAGGGCTCGCTGTCGATCCGGATCGGGCTCGGCTGGGCGAAGTCGCACGTCTTCACGACCGGCCAGTGCCCGGTGATGAGATACAACCGCGAGCTGATGGAGGCGATCCTCGGCGACCGCTGCCAGATCGCCAGAGCGGTCAACGCGACGGTGATCACGCTCGACGACGCGCCGCAGGGCTACAGAGACTTCGACAGAGGAGCGGCGAAGAAGTTCGTCCTCGACCCGAACGGGCTGATCCCGGCCTAG
- a CDS encoding S1 family peptidase, with translation MNWTPTTRLFATALALTALFALPSAAFAAERGGATLRVAGGTQAQAGAPFTSLAYLTIQKSSDSAVACSGTVVAPAVVLTAAHCVTDSAGNIVPADGVQVTTGRLVPDDASGGQQVGVSRIVVHPGYDRAAVRADVALVLLSASVDAPPLALGAASDAAPGTRATIAGWGATSGQDSTPSPVLMTAPTTVFTDDACGRLLGERYDAVTMLCAADEPAYAGSTCLGDSGGPLLVRRPDGTDVQVAVTSWGSTTCDARVPQAFARISALSGWITGQIAAAPQLGPPAAASSGIGTAAVAGGTQPRGGSPAMRARAASSDATYRGRTRQRQAISVELASGSPLRVRVGYRVSGSRGATTGMFSSTTQTRRSGRSTTPGRSARSFSVTLRDARGRRALVRGTVSGRRLSGSVRLSWRRRGGATERIVTKYTARNAG, from the coding sequence ATGAACTGGACGCCAACGACGCGCCTCTTCGCTACGGCGCTCGCCCTCACCGCCCTCTTCGCCCTCCCCAGCGCCGCGTTTGCGGCTGAACGCGGCGGCGCCACGTTGCGCGTTGCCGGCGGGACCCAGGCGCAGGCCGGCGCGCCGTTCACGTCGCTCGCGTATCTGACGATCCAGAAGTCCTCCGACTCGGCCGTCGCGTGCAGCGGGACGGTCGTCGCTCCCGCCGTCGTGCTGACCGCCGCGCACTGCGTCACCGACTCCGCCGGCAACATCGTGCCCGCCGACGGCGTGCAGGTCACCACCGGCCGGCTCGTGCCCGACGACGCGTCCGGCGGCCAGCAGGTCGGCGTCAGCCGCATCGTCGTCCACCCCGGTTACGACCGTGCCGCGGTCCGCGCCGACGTCGCGCTCGTGCTGCTGTCGGCGTCGGTCGACGCGCCGCCACTCGCGCTCGGCGCAGCGTCCGACGCGGCCCCCGGAACCCGCGCGACGATAGCCGGCTGGGGCGCGACGTCAGGTCAGGACTCGACGCCCTCCCCGGTCTTGATGACCGCTCCGACGACCGTGTTCACCGACGACGCGTGCGGTCGCCTGCTCGGTGAGCGCTACGACGCCGTGACGATGCTCTGCGCCGCCGACGAGCCCGCCTACGCGGGCTCGACCTGCCTCGGCGACAGCGGCGGCCCGCTGCTCGTCCGCCGCCCCGACGGCACCGACGTCCAGGTCGCCGTCACGAGTTGGGGCAGCACGACGTGCGACGCGCGCGTCCCGCAGGCGTTCGCTCGCATCAGCGCCCTCTCCGGCTGGATCACGGGCCAGATCGCCGCAGCGCCGCAGCTCGGCCCGCCCGCGGCGGCCAGCTCCGGGATCGGGACCGCCGCGGTCGCCGGCGGGACGCAGCCGCGTGGCGGCTCGCCCGCGATGCGCGCCCGCGCCGCCAGCAGCGACGCCACCTACCGGGGGAGAACGCGCCAGCGGCAGGCGATCAGCGTCGAGCTCGCGTCGGGCAGCCCCCTCCGCGTCCGCGTCGGCTACCGCGTGAGCGGCTCGCGCGGCGCCACGACCGGGATGTTCAGCTCGACGACGCAGACGCGCAGATCGGGCCGCTCCACCACGCCGGGCCGCTCCGCGCGCAGCTTCTCCGTGACGCTGCGAGACGCACGCGGCAGACGCGCGCTGGTGCGCGGCACGGTCTCCGGCCGCAGACTCAGCGGCAGCGTCCGCCTCAGCTGGCGCAGGCGCGGCGGGGCGACCGAGCGGATCGTCACGAAGTACACCGCGCGCAACGCCGGCTGA
- a CDS encoding Crp/Fnr family transcriptional regulator, with amino-acid sequence MSRPEFALLAGAPPEEIAELLSHGRRRTFAAGEVVFHAGDPADCMHLVRSGRFAVRVSTEFGDVVTLNVVGPGDSFGELALLTPDAPRSATIAALEPAETLSVHEIDFRRLRSERPQTDAVLSQLLAARVRRLSEQLVEALHLPADTRVRRRLLDVAAAYRGDGEEGGASIPLTQEELASLAGTSRATVNKVLREEQAHGTLELTRGRTTLLDTAALERRARGPFG; translated from the coding sequence ATGTCACGTCCCGAGTTTGCGCTGCTCGCCGGCGCGCCGCCCGAGGAGATCGCCGAGCTGCTGTCGCACGGCCGCCGGCGAACGTTCGCCGCCGGCGAGGTCGTCTTCCACGCCGGCGACCCCGCCGACTGCATGCACCTCGTCCGCTCAGGTCGCTTCGCCGTGCGCGTGAGCACCGAGTTCGGCGATGTCGTGACGCTCAACGTCGTCGGGCCGGGCGACTCGTTCGGCGAGCTTGCGCTGCTGACGCCCGACGCCCCGCGCAGCGCGACGATCGCGGCGCTGGAGCCGGCCGAGACGCTGTCCGTCCACGAGATCGACTTCCGCCGCCTGCGCAGCGAGCGCCCGCAGACCGACGCCGTGCTGTCCCAGCTGCTCGCCGCGCGCGTGCGGCGGCTGTCCGAGCAGCTCGTCGAGGCGCTCCACCTGCCGGCCGACACGCGCGTGCGCCGCCGGCTGCTCGACGTCGCGGCGGCGTACCGCGGCGACGGCGAGGAGGGCGGCGCCTCGATCCCGCTGACGCAGGAGGAGCTGGCGAGCCTCGCCGGCACCTCGCGCGCGACCGTCAACAAGGTGCTGCGCGAGGAGCAGGCGCACGGCACGCTGGAGCTGACGCGCGGCCGCACGACCCTGCTCGACACCGCCGCGCTGGAGCGGCGGGCGCGCGGCCCGTTCGGCTAG
- a CDS encoding ABC transporter ATP-binding protein, with amino-acid sequence MSTFRRLLGFLRPYRTGVVFSFALAAAAMAATVAIPWLTGRAIDATRRGDRNDLWMLAIVVAVAGLLRLALSVGRRLVAGRVSLGVEVDLRQRLYAHLQSLELGFFDHQQTGQLMSRVTVDLQAVRFFLGYGLIFIGQALFTIVLAGIAMFLLRPELAAIALAPVPFVVLVAFRFGRRSRPAMQEVQQRVAELTAEAEENVSGVRVVKAFAREERQLGRFDHRVGRVFEQSMIATRLQAFYAPFIGFLPNIGLAAILFVGGRAVIDGTLTVGEFTAFYAYLLMLIGPMRMLGYMLGSAQRATASGARIFQLLDRAPAMSVPENAPPLPAGAGRVELRGVSLTFEGSRQQALDDVDLTVEAGSTVALVGGTGSGKTALVSLLPRLYDATAGEVLIDGANVRDVDPRSLRHEIAVVNDDPFLFSATVHDNIAYARPEATREEVELAARRARAEEFVGELPDGYDTMIGERGLTLSGGQRQRIAIARALLANPRILVLDDATSAVDASTEQEIKEALREVMAGRTTFVIAHRLSTISLADDIVVLEHGRIVARGGHDELLDDNELYAEIAEAAGGRSMPREAVG; translated from the coding sequence ATGTCGACGTTTCGCCGCCTGCTCGGTTTCCTTCGCCCGTATCGCACGGGCGTCGTCTTTTCGTTCGCGCTCGCGGCGGCGGCGATGGCGGCGACGGTCGCGATCCCGTGGCTGACCGGCCGCGCGATCGACGCGACCCGCCGCGGCGATCGCAACGACCTCTGGATGCTCGCGATCGTCGTCGCGGTCGCCGGACTGCTGCGGCTCGCGCTCAGCGTCGGGCGGCGCCTCGTCGCCGGGCGCGTCTCGCTCGGCGTCGAGGTCGACCTCCGCCAGCGGCTCTACGCGCACCTGCAGTCGCTCGAGCTGGGGTTCTTCGACCACCAGCAGACCGGCCAGCTGATGTCGCGCGTGACCGTCGACTTGCAGGCCGTCCGCTTCTTCCTCGGCTACGGGCTGATCTTCATCGGGCAGGCGCTCTTCACGATCGTGCTCGCCGGCATCGCAATGTTCCTGCTGCGGCCCGAGCTGGCGGCGATCGCGCTCGCGCCCGTCCCGTTCGTCGTGCTCGTCGCGTTCCGCTTCGGCCGCCGCTCCCGGCCCGCGATGCAGGAGGTCCAGCAGCGCGTCGCCGAGCTGACCGCCGAGGCGGAGGAGAACGTCTCCGGCGTGCGCGTCGTGAAGGCGTTCGCACGCGAGGAGCGCCAGCTCGGCCGCTTCGACCACCGCGTCGGGCGCGTCTTCGAGCAGTCGATGATCGCGACGCGGCTGCAGGCGTTCTACGCGCCGTTCATCGGCTTCCTGCCGAACATCGGCCTCGCCGCGATCCTCTTCGTCGGCGGGCGCGCGGTGATCGACGGCACGCTCACGGTCGGCGAGTTCACCGCCTTCTACGCGTACCTGCTGATGCTGATCGGCCCGATGCGGATGCTCGGCTACATGCTCGGCTCCGCACAGCGCGCGACCGCTTCCGGCGCCCGTATCTTCCAGCTGCTCGACCGCGCCCCGGCGATGAGCGTGCCGGAGAACGCGCCGCCGCTGCCCGCCGGCGCAGGGCGCGTCGAGCTGCGCGGCGTCTCGCTCACGTTCGAGGGCTCCAGACAGCAGGCGCTCGACGACGTCGACCTGACCGTCGAGGCCGGCAGCACCGTCGCGCTCGTCGGCGGCACCGGGTCGGGCAAGACCGCGCTCGTCAGCCTCCTCCCTCGCCTCTACGACGCGACCGCCGGCGAGGTCCTGATCGACGGCGCGAACGTGAGAGACGTCGACCCGCGCTCGCTGCGCCACGAGATCGCAGTCGTCAACGACGACCCGTTCCTGTTCTCCGCGACCGTCCACGACAACATCGCCTACGCGCGCCCCGAGGCGACCCGCGAGGAGGTCGAGCTGGCCGCCCGGCGCGCCCGCGCGGAGGAGTTCGTCGGCGAGCTGCCCGACGGCTACGACACGATGATCGGCGAGCGCGGGCTGACGCTCTCCGGCGGCCAACGCCAGCGGATCGCGATCGCCCGCGCGCTGCTGGCGAACCCGCGCATCCTCGTGCTCGACGACGCGACCTCCGCGGTCGACGCGTCGACCGAGCAGGAGATCAAGGAGGCCCTGCGCGAGGTGATGGCCGGCCGCACGACGTTCGTGATCGCCCACCGTCTCTCCACCATCTCGCTCGCGGACGACATCGTCGTGCTGGAGCACGGGCGGATCGTCGCGCGCGGCGGACACGACGAGCTGCTCGACGACAACGAGCTGTACGCCGAGATCGCCGAGGCCGCCGGCGGCCGCAGCATGCCGAGGGAGGCGGTCGGCTGA